A portion of the Candidatus Zixiibacteriota bacterium genome contains these proteins:
- a CDS encoding DoxX family membrane protein, translated as MRRVIDNDLLTMASRLIVGGVFIYASVYKIADPLAFAGSIWNYHLAPGWLINFGALVLPWVELVVGLGLILGLFYRGSALLVNGMTIMFIVALASTVARGLDIDCGCFKSGQAGTGSAKEILVRDFGLLALTLQIWFSRSRKWLCMRS; from the coding sequence ATGCGACGAGTGATAGACAACGACTTGCTGACCATGGCCTCGCGGCTGATCGTCGGTGGCGTCTTCATCTACGCATCTGTTTACAAGATCGCCGATCCGCTGGCTTTTGCCGGTTCCATCTGGAATTATCATCTTGCCCCTGGTTGGCTGATAAACTTTGGCGCTTTGGTTCTGCCGTGGGTGGAGTTGGTGGTCGGGTTGGGGTTGATTTTGGGGCTGTTCTATCGAGGTTCGGCCCTGCTGGTCAACGGTATGACGATAATGTTCATTGTTGCGCTGGCCAGCACGGTTGCGCGCGGATTGGATATTGATTGCGGCTGTTTCAAGTCCGGCCAAGCCGGCACCGGTTCGGCCAAAGAGATACTTGTAAGAGATTTTGGTTTGTTGGCTTTGACCCTTCAGATATGGTTCAGCCGTTCGCGAAAGTGGTTGTGCATGCGCTCATGA